The stretch of DNA GCTGCACGCCTTGGATCATCTGGTTCCGGAAGCCCCGCTTGAACAGGGCGGTCATCAGCGTCGCCGTGCCGACGGTCTTCAGCTTGGCGCGCGTCTCAGGGGACAACCCGGCCATCCGCTTCTCCTCCCGGGCCTCGGTCTCGACGCCGGCGAACGGTGCCAATCACGCGTCGCTTGCCCCGGCCTTGGCTCCCGTCCGCGCTGCGCACGGACTGATATCCCAGACCTTGAGTAACATGGCGCGCCGCGTCATTGTCAATCGACGCAGATTGCGACAGGCACGGTCTGACATCGACGGGGAAGCCCTTGGCCGGATCGGGATTTGCGGGTGGTGCGAGCGCGATGCCGGCGGAGGCGCAGAGGCCGCGCTCGCTGGCCGAGACCGCGTACGACGCCATCGAGCAGATGATCATCAGCCGCCGCCTGACCCCGGGCGCGATGGTCTCGGAGGGCGAACTCGGCGCGGAACTGGCGCTCGGGCGCACGCCGGTCCGCGAGGCGCTGGCGCGTCTGAAATCGATCGGCTTCGTCGAGGTTCACCCGCGGCGCGGCGTGCTCGTCACGCAGGTCGACATCATCAAGCATCTCGAGCTTCTCGAGGTCCGCCGCCCCCTGGACGAGACCGTGGCGCGCTGTGTGATCGCGCGCGGCTCGGACGACGACATGGCGCGGTTGCGGGCCTGCGTTGCCGACCTGCTGGTGGCTGCCGAAGCGCGGGACCGCGAGGTCTATTTCCGGACCAAGCGGTCTATGCACGAGACCTTGGTCGGGGCGGCCTACAACACCACCCTCGCCAGCACCATGACGGCTCTCCATGCCCAGTCCAGGCGGTTCTGGTACACGCACGAGCCGACCGCCAGCTTCCTCGATTGCGCCGGCCTGCACGTCGCCATCGCCGCGGGCGTGACGGCCCGCGATCGCGAGACGGCGCTTGCCGGGATCGGCCGGCTGTTCGACTTTCTCGAGCAAATGACCCGCCGCGCCCTCGACCGCAGGCCGCTCGTCTGACAGGCTCAAGTCCATCGGGATGCTCACAATCCGCACTGGGATATCAGATGTATCTCAGCGAAGCGGCGGGCGGCATGATCTCGCAAGAGGCTTCGGGCGCGGCCTGATTGCCAGGGAGGAACAGCTTGAGCGGATTGCCCTCACGCACCGGCGCGCAGGTGCTCGTCGACCAGCTTCTCGCGCAACGCGTCGAGCGCGTGACCTGCGTGCCCGGCGAGAGCTACCTGGCGGTTCTGGACGCCCTGCGGGACAGCGGCATCGACGTCCTGGTCTGCCGGCAGGAGGGCGGCGCGGCGATCATGGCGGAGGCTGCCGGCAAACTCACCGGCCGTCCCGGCATCTGCTTCGTCACGCGCGGGCCGGGCGCCACCAACGCTTCGGCGGGCGTCCATATCGCCCGCCAGGATTCGACGCCGATGATCCTGTTCGTCGGCCAGATCGCCCGGCGGATGCGGGACCGCGAGGCGTTCCAGGAGATCGACTACCGGCAGATGTACGGCGGCGTCGCCAAGTGGGCCGTGGAGATCGATGACGCGGCGCGCATCCCGGAGATCCTCGCCCGGGCGTTCCGGGTTGCCCTCCAGGGCCGCCCGGGGCCGGTGGTGATCGCCCTGCCGGAGGACATGCTCGACGATGTCGTGGCCGCGACCGACGCGCCGCGTGTCGTCCCGACCGAGCCCGCCCCGTCCCCGGGCGACGCCCAGCGCCTACGGACGATGCTGGCGGAAGCGCGGCGGCCGGTGGCGCTCCTCGGCGGCTCGCGCTGGACCGCGGGCGCCGTCACGGCGTTCGCGGCCTGGGCTGAGCGTCACGACATCCCGGTCGCGGTCTCATTCCGGCGGGCGCAGCTTTGTCCCGCCGATCACCCGAATTTCGCGGGCGAGCTCGGCATCGGGCCGAACCCGGCCCTTCTGGCCCGGATCAAGGAGGCCGACCTGCTGCTGATGGTGGGCGGACGCCTCTCCGAGATGCCCGCGCAATCCTACGGCCTGCTCGGAATCCCCGATCCCGGCCTGCCGCTGGTCCATGTCTATCCCGACGCGGCGGAACTCGGCCGGGTCTACCAGCCCGCCCTGGCCATCGAGGCGACACCGGACACCTTCTGCGCGGCGCTGCCGGACTTCGCGGCGACCGGTCAGGGACGCGCCGCCGAGGCCCATGCTTCCTATCGCGCATGGTCGGAGACCCCGGAACCGAAGCCGGGCGCCTTCCAGTACGGGCAGGCGATCACGTGGCTGCGCGAACGGCTGCCGCCGGACGCGGTGATCTGCAACGGCGCCGGCAACTTCGCGACCTGGGTCCACCGTTACTACCGGTTCCGCGCCTTCGGGACGCAGCTCGCGCCGACATCGGGCTCGATGGGCTACGGGCTGCCGGCCGCCGTGATGGCCAAGCGCAGCGCGCCGGAGCGGATCGTCGTGGCGCTGGCGGGCGACGGCGACGTGATGATGACGGTGCAGGAATTCGCCACCGCCGTTCAGTACGGTATCGCCGTCGTGGTGGTCGTCCTCGACAACGGCATGTACGGCACGATCCGGATGCACCAGGAGCGCGAGTATCCGGGCCGGGTCTCGGCCACCGAGTTGCGCAATCCCGACTTCGCGGCACTCGCCCGCGCCTGCGGCGGCCACGGCGAGCGGGTCGAGCGGACCGAAGAGTTCGCCCCCGCTTTCGAGCGCAGCCTCGCTTCCGGCCTACCGGCGATGATCCACTGCCTCGTCGATCCCGAGGCGCTGACCCCGACCATGACCCTCGCGGCGATCCGCGAGAAGGCGTTCGCGGCGCAGCGGGGCTGACGGGCTCCGCCATGGCCGTCCCGGTGCGGCGCGGTCGCACCCTTCTGAAGAGGAGCAGCTCATGACCGTGCGCGGCGAGAACCTGATCGGGACCGAGGCCCGGCGCGGCCGCGAGGCGGCGTTCCGGGCGGTGGAGGCCGCCAGCGGCGAACCGATGGAGCCCGATTTCCCGGGCGCGAGCCTCGCCGACCTCGACCGGGCCTGCGCGCTGGCGGAGGCCGCCTTCGACGCCTATCGCGAGACCGATCCGGAAGTCCGGGCCGGCTTCCTTGAGGCGATCGCCGCGAACATCCTGGAGATCGGCGACGATCTCGTCACCCGCTGCATGGCCGAGACCGGGCTCCCCCGCCCGCGGATCGAGGGCGAGCGCGCCCGGACCGTCGGCCAGTTGCGCCTCTTCGCCAGCGTGGTGCGCGACGGCAGCTACGTCGCGGCGCGCATCGACCCGGCGCTGCCGGAGCGCAAGCCGCTGCCGCGGCCGGACCTGCGCCTGCGCCGCATCGCGGTGGGGCCTGTGGCGGTGTTCGGGGCGTCGAATTTTCCGCTCGCCTTCTCGGTGGCGGGCGGCGACACCGCCTCGGCCCTGGCGGCCGGCTGCCCGGTCGTCGTCAAGGCCCATCCGGCCCATCCCGGTACCTCGGAACTCGTCGGCCGCGCCGTGCAGAAGGCGGTCGCATCCTGCGGCCTGCCCGAGGGGACCTTCTCGCTCCTGTTCGATGCCGGTCAGTCCATCGGCCAGGCGCTGGTCGCCGATCCCCGGATTGCGGCCGTGGGGTTCACCGGCTCGCGCCGCGGCGGCACGGCCCTGATGGCGATCGCGGCCGGGCGCCCGACACCGATCCCGGTCTACGCCGAGATGAGCAGCATCAACCCGGTGCTGCTGTTCCCGGCCGCGCTGGACGAGCGCGGTGCGGCGATCGGCCAGGCCTTCGCGGCCTCGCTCACCCTGGGGGCCGGCCAGTTCTGCACCAATCCCGGCCTGATCCTGGCGTTGCCCGGGCCGGGCCTGGACGCGTTCCTGGACGCGGCCGCGGCGGCACTTCGGGAGAGCCCGGCCGCGACCATGCTGACGCCGGGTATCCAGCGCGCCTACCGCGAGGGCGTCGCCCGGGTCGCGGGCCACGGTGCCGTCACCCTCCTGGCCGAGGGGCCGGAGGGTGCGGCGACGCAGGGACGGGCGACCCTGTTCGCCACCGACTCGGATGCCTTCCTGGCGGATCCCGCGTTGCAGGAGGAGATGTTCGGGGCTTCCGCCCTGGTCGTTCGCTGTCCGGACTTCGCGGCGATGCGGGCGGTGCTGGAGCGTCTCGAAGGTCAGCTGACGGCCTCGCTGCACCTCGCCTCCGCGGACCACGCGGCGGCGCGCGATCTGCTTCCGCTCCTGGAGCGGCGGGTCGGCCGCATCCTGGTCGATGGCTTCGGGACCGGCGTCGAGGTGGCGCATGCCATGGTGCATGGCGGACCGTACCCGGCGACCTCGGACGGGCGCACGACCTCCGTGGGCAGCCTCGCGATCGACCGGTTCCTGCGGCCGGTGAGCTATCAGGACGTTCCGGACGCCCTGCTGCCGGCCGCGCTCCAGGCCGCCAACCCCCTTGGCCTGCCGCGCCGCGTCGACGGCGCGCCCGAGCGCGCCTGAGACGGTCTTCGGGCGCAGGGCTGGAACGGCTCCGCGCCCGCGATCTGAGCGCTTGCCACACGCGCCACCGGCGTCTAGACAGCGACCGCCCACCTTGGGGCGTCGCCAAGTGGTAAGGCAGCGGTTTTTGGTACCGCCATTCCCAGGTTCGAATCCTGGCGCCCCAGCCAAATTTCCCAAGGACGACCAAGCTCACAGCTTCCGGACATAACGGACGTACCGGACCGGACGGTGTTCGCCCGGCGCACAGAAGTCGGCACAGTCCCGAACGGCCACCACCCCGGCCGCCCCGACCTCGTCAAGACGAAGGCGGTCACCGGTCAGGCGATCGACGCCGCGGCCGACGCAGCGCCGGCGGATCCGGCGACCAAAAAGTAGCCGCTCGCGAAGGGCTGAACGCTCGACCTGGTTGATCCGCGCTGCACCAACGAGCGGCCGGTCGAGGCGCAGAAGACCGACAAGCCAGCCTGGGAGCGAAGCAGGGTCCGGACCGCGATCCTGCGGGCGCAGCCGGTTAAGAGGTGAGGGCCGGGGGCGAAAATCCTAAAGCGGAAGGTCGGCATTCGGACAGCCATCCGATCACGGATCGCCCCAACGAGACGGGCTTTCGCGTCGCGCCGCGGCTGTCAGCACGAGAACCGCGTCGCGGCATCGGATCAGCAGCGCGTCGATCCGGTTGAGGTGCACCCTGCGCTCGGCCATGCTAGAACGGGCACAGAACAAATCCGATGTGCCGGTTCGGTTCACTCTGCAGGCGGGCGGTTTCTCCCGTGGCGCTGCATGGATGTGAACTCGGCTCGAACATGCCAGGCGTGGCCTGATCTTAGACGGTGCAGGCGGCTGGCGGCGAACCGAGGGCCGACCGGGGTGAGCGAGAGACGACGATGGCGATGAAGACGGCGTTTGTGGTGCAGCCGTTCGAGATCTACCGGAAGCGGCTGCGGCCGGCCCGGCAGGAGCCGGCGCAGACCGAGAGCGGGGCCGTGAAGAAGGCCGAGAACCTGGCCAAGCGGATGCCCGGCGCGGCGGCGCTGAAGGTGGTGGCCGACGACGAGACGGGCGAGCTGGAAGGCGTCACGATCCTCGGCCAGTGGGGCGAGATCCCGGACGACTTCGCCGAGAGCCTCCAGGGCGCGTAGACCAGCGTTTACCAGCGAGGCGGCGGAGGGCCACGGCGGCGGCTCAGCGGGTCGGGAATGTTTTCCCGGTGCAGGACGGTGACGGCTGCCGCCGCCGGACGGGCGTGACGAGCGTTCAGGCGCCCAGCGACACGGACCTGATGCGCAACGCGACGTTCATTGCGGCCGCGGGTCGAACGATCCGCGTGACGCGGCCGCTCGACGAGATCGCGGCGTTGGTGGCGTGTGGCGAGCGCGCCGTGCCGGAGGCGAAGGAGCGGAGGCGTGTCCGTTCTCACGCCACGTCCTGCTGAGCGCCACGGAGAGGCGGCGCGCGGCCGAGGAGCCGGCGCCTGCCGTTCCCGATCAGCCGCTCATCTTGGCAACAACGTGCTTAACAAGATAAAGACCAATCGATACCGACACCAGGGCAAACATGAGCACATAGAGATAGTCTATTTCAATCCTGGCGTAATGATAATATGCAGAGCGCATCCATTCTGCCAGCTGAAGCACCGGGTTATATTTCATCCAGCTGTATATTTTATCAGGCATATAGCTCGGAAGAAACATGACCCCGCTGGATATATACAGAATAATACTCAAGAGAGCATATCCCAGCAACCAGCCTGGAAAAAAGCCGATGATGGCGACGTTGATGGTTCCGATGCCGATGCCGAGAAGGATTGCCGACAGATAGGCGCACATTGCCACGAACGGATCGGCCGGCACTGGATTGGCACCAATGCTGACAAGAACGGCAATGATGACGATGAGAGCCAGAAAACCCGTCACGATCTCGACCAGAATTCGCGCAAAAATAACGTCGAACAGCTTAACTTGCGGATAATAGGTCAGCGGGCGGTTGGAGATGACCGCCTTCATGACTTCGCGTGAGATGTATTGGAAAACCAACACCGGGACTGCGCCCGAGGCGAAGAACAGCGCGCGGTCGTCACCCAGAGGGGCGGGCAGCTTCTGGAACGTGTAGATCGCGATCAGCATGAACACGTGCACGCAGGGCCAGAGCACGACGACGCCATAGCCCCACAGTGAGGCTCCGAAGCGCGTGCGCATGTCGCGCAGCATCAGGGCGTGCAGCACATGCAGATAGGATTCGCCCGGGCTTTTCACCGCTGCAGTGCTGGGTAATGTCGACATCGGGCACAGATCCCTGCTGGTCCCTGTGGCTGTTCCGCGAAAAATTCGGGCTAAAGTTGGTTAGACGCGTCGCCGCCCGGATCGGTATCCGGCTCCAGGAGACGAGCGCTCGTCGCAAATCGCGACGAACGCGTCACCAAGCCTGCCGGTGACGTCATCTGCTCGGCTCCGCCCCGATCGGCTCACGCGACGGGGAAGCGTCCAATCCCACCGGCGTGGGCAAGCCCATACCCAACGCGACCCTGATGCGGGATCCCCGCTTCCAGAGCGCGCCGAACCAGGAATAAGCGCAACGCGCGGCCACCGATGGCTGGCTCGCGCGTTGGCTGCACAGTTCGATCTCGCTCGGAGCGCCCGATGCTCGCCCGATCCGCGTTGGTGTTCGTAATTCTCACGTCGAGCGCCCAAGCGGCCGCCTTCGACGACCTGAAAGGATACCTGGCTTCCTGTCTGCGGTTCGAGATGGGTGGCTCCGCCGCGCAACGAGGTACGCCCCTGTCATCCCGGGTCCACGACGCGCTGGATCGTTGCTCCGACGACGTCGCCCGGCTGGAACGAGCGGACGGGCGCCGTCTGCGCGGCGATGGTGGTATCAGTCCATCGACCAAGCAGGTGATCGAGACCGTTGTGGGTCGTGGCGTTAGCGGCATCCGCAACGTCGGGTACTGAACGCCGCGATCAGAGATCTCCGCGCCCTCGTGAATGAAAAAGCCCGCACCGGGCGGACCGGGCGGGCCAAGGCTTTGCGTGGTCTCAGGAACGAACGAGAAGCCGCGCCGGCAAGGCACGTTCCAAAGCTGCGCCCTGCGGATCACTTCGAGCCACCGCTGCCCGTCGAGCCGACGCGAGAGGGCTGCCCCTCGTTGCCGGCCGCCGCGCGGTCCGTTGCGATGCTGTCTGCGGCGCGACCCGTCGGCGAGGCGGTCGCCGCGGCCGCATCGCCGGTCGACCCGGGCTGGCGGGTCACGACGCCCGGGGCGCCGGGTGGCACGATGACGGTCGTGCTGGTTGGAGTTTCGATGACGACCTGAGCGAAGGCCGGGGTCGCCAGAGTTGTGGCAAAGGCAGCGGCGAGAGCGAGCTCGATCTCGTCGATCTCCTGTCGGGATGGATGGGGTCGGCGCGTACGCCCCCGCACCGGCGAACGGCGAAGGAACGGCGGCATCTGGCGCTCTCACCCCATGCTCAACGCGAGCACGAGCTTCTGGGCGGTGAAGGCCAGACCGGCCAGGAGCCCACCGACCACGAACAGGTCGGCGAGGCCGCGCTTCGGCTGGTTCCTGGCCACAGTCCGGATCGGCGCACGCAGCTCGTGAAGCCACACCACGTTGCCTGATCGTCTCATGACCGCCTCCAGCATCATTGCTGGTTCGTATCTGGTTGTGGTGACGATCGCCCGGCATGCGCCAGCGCACATGCGAGACGCGCGGGAGCGGCATGATGAACGCGCCTCCCGACAAACGTCGCAGCCGGGTCAGGGCCTCGCCGCGTGGATAAAGGGCGACCCGCGATCAGTGCGCCATCACCATCCGAATGGCGCCTTCGCGCTGGTCCGCGACCGTAAAGCGCGCCTCGAGCGCCTCACCTCCGCTCTCGGACTCCCCGGAACGCGGAACTTTTCGGCGGGCTGCCGGAGGTGTGGAATGGGTGAGCGCGGCACTCAACGCGCGTACACGAGACCAATCTTGCGGCCATCCTGCCAAGCGACCGTGCAGGGCTGGTCGACGCGCAGGGCTGCCGAGATCAGTCGCACATCTCTTGGCAAGATCAGATCTGAAGCGACTTCGATCGTTGCACCGGATTTGTTGCGATCCCATACCAGGCAATCGCAACGTTCCAGGGTCTCGCCAAAATAGACCTGTCCGGTTTTGAGGGCGGCCCTGTGTAGCTGGTCTGTGCAATCCTCAGACATCGCCCGGCTCTGCATGCAAGATTCAGTCGGGGCTATAGAGTCCGCACGGGTCGATTCTGTTCCAAAATTTCCGCGGTCGGTCGACCCGCGCCACAGTGCCGGAGCGGCATAAGCGCGGTGGACATGGACGCTCTGTCGGGCGCATGGGCGGCCCAGACGGCCGGCCGCTTGGCCATCATCCTCGCCATCATGGATGGCTCGAGGCGAAGCCCTTGCCTGTTCCAACACGGCCTGGCGGCGAAGACCACCGGCGTTCAGTTGGTGCGCCTCGGCGGCCGCAAGCCGCGCTGTGTCCGACATCGAGAACGGATACGGCATTGATCGTCTAAAAATTGGACGAACAAGCTATCAAAGCAGCTGAAAATGTAAGCGATTTCCTCCTCAGCGAAATTGTATTTCGTATATACCGGCCGGACTCGACGGTCAGCCAGGTATATGGGATTTTGACATCGCGATCTTGGACGCGCCTCGGTGCCCCGCCGCTGCTCCGAGCCGCTGTCGCGGCGGCCGCCCTGAATCTCTGCCTCGCGGCGCCGGCTCGTGCCCTCGACAGCGTCAAGGTCGGCCTTGCCATACCGCCGACGGTCACCGACGGCAGCGTTCAGGCGATCGCCGAGGAACTCGGATTCTTCAAGCAAGAAGACCTGGACGTCACGTATGTCGTTCTTCCCGGGGCCGGCGCGTTGCTGCCGCAGCTGCTGCAGAAGACCATCACGATCGCCCTGCCGCTGCCCGAGACCCTGCTTGCCGCCCACAAGGCCGGCGAGCCGCCGCTGCCGGTTGCCTATTTCTACAATGCCGGCCCCCGCAACACGCTCGAACTCGCCGTCCGGGCCGATTCCGACATCCGCAGCCTCGCCGACCTGAAGGGCAAGCGGATTGGCGTCGGGGCCCTGACCTGGGGCACGATTCCCCAGACGCGCGCCCTGATGCGCTCGGTCGGCCTGGAGCCCGGACGGGATGTCAGCATCGTGGCGGCCGGGGTGCTCGGGGCCGGCTTCCACGCGCTCCGTGAGGATCGGGTCCAGGCGCTCAACTTCAACAGCTCCTGGATCGACATCATGGAGGACCAGGGCATTCCGGCGCGCCGGCTGGACTATCCGCCCGTCTTCCGGCGCATGGTCGTCAACGGCTTCCTCGCGCACCGATCGACGCTG from Methylobacterium sp. PvR107 encodes:
- a CDS encoding aldehyde dehydrogenase (NADP(+)), yielding MTVRGENLIGTEARRGREAAFRAVEAASGEPMEPDFPGASLADLDRACALAEAAFDAYRETDPEVRAGFLEAIAANILEIGDDLVTRCMAETGLPRPRIEGERARTVGQLRLFASVVRDGSYVAARIDPALPERKPLPRPDLRLRRIAVGPVAVFGASNFPLAFSVAGGDTASALAAGCPVVVKAHPAHPGTSELVGRAVQKAVASCGLPEGTFSLLFDAGQSIGQALVADPRIAAVGFTGSRRGGTALMAIAAGRPTPIPVYAEMSSINPVLLFPAALDERGAAIGQAFAASLTLGAGQFCTNPGLILALPGPGLDAFLDAAAAALRESPAATMLTPGIQRAYREGVARVAGHGAVTLLAEGPEGAATQGRATLFATDSDAFLADPALQEEMFGASALVVRCPDFAAMRAVLERLEGQLTASLHLASADHAAARDLLPLLERRVGRILVDGFGTGVEVAHAMVHGGPYPATSDGRTTSVGSLAIDRFLRPVSYQDVPDALLPAALQAANPLGLPRRVDGAPERA
- a CDS encoding thiamine pyrophosphate-binding protein — its product is MSGLPSRTGAQVLVDQLLAQRVERVTCVPGESYLAVLDALRDSGIDVLVCRQEGGAAIMAEAAGKLTGRPGICFVTRGPGATNASAGVHIARQDSTPMILFVGQIARRMRDREAFQEIDYRQMYGGVAKWAVEIDDAARIPEILARAFRVALQGRPGPVVIALPEDMLDDVVAATDAPRVVPTEPAPSPGDAQRLRTMLAEARRPVALLGGSRWTAGAVTAFAAWAERHDIPVAVSFRRAQLCPADHPNFAGELGIGPNPALLARIKEADLLLMVGGRLSEMPAQSYGLLGIPDPGLPLVHVYPDAAELGRVYQPALAIEATPDTFCAALPDFAATGQGRAAEAHASYRAWSETPEPKPGAFQYGQAITWLRERLPPDAVICNGAGNFATWVHRYYRFRAFGTQLAPTSGSMGYGLPAAVMAKRSAPERIVVALAGDGDVMMTVQEFATAVQYGIAVVVVVLDNGMYGTIRMHQEREYPGRVSATELRNPDFAALARACGGHGERVERTEEFAPAFERSLASGLPAMIHCLVDPEALTPTMTLAAIREKAFAAQRG
- a CDS encoding ABC transporter permease; this translates as MSTLPSTAAVKSPGESYLHVLHALMLRDMRTRFGASLWGYGVVVLWPCVHVFMLIAIYTFQKLPAPLGDDRALFFASGAVPVLVFQYISREVMKAVISNRPLTYYPQVKLFDVIFARILVEIVTGFLALIVIIAVLVSIGANPVPADPFVAMCAYLSAILLGIGIGTINVAIIGFFPGWLLGYALLSIILYISSGVMFLPSYMPDKIYSWMKYNPVLQLAEWMRSAYYHYARIEIDYLYVLMFALVSVSIGLYLVKHVVAKMSG
- a CDS encoding ABC transporter substrate-binding protein, whose translation is MTSRSWTRLGAPPLLRAAVAAAALNLCLAAPARALDSVKVGLAIPPTVTDGSVQAIAEELGFFKQEDLDVTYVVLPGAGALLPQLLQKTITIALPLPETLLAAHKAGEPPLPVAYFYNAGPRNTLELAVRADSDIRSLADLKGKRIGVGALTWGTIPQTRALMRSVGLEPGRDVSIVAAGVLGAGFHALREDRVQALNFNSSWIDIMEDQGIPARRLDYPPVFRRMVVNGFLAHRSTLEQNPALLERFGRAWTKALVVCDLNPKACIAAFWRKNPSVAPQAERDKALDSSARLLRRWIEPVMRDEAGAARVPGAFDLTIIAAYVREMHRYGEFATADLPLHAYFSNALVPGFARFDRAALEAQARALQ
- a CDS encoding GntR family transcriptional regulator, which gives rise to MPAEAQRPRSLAETAYDAIEQMIISRRLTPGAMVSEGELGAELALGRTPVREALARLKSIGFVEVHPRRGVLVTQVDIIKHLELLEVRRPLDETVARCVIARGSDDDMARLRACVADLLVAAEARDREVYFRTKRSMHETLVGAAYNTTLASTMTALHAQSRRFWYTHEPTASFLDCAGLHVAIAAGVTARDRETALAGIGRLFDFLEQMTRRALDRRPLV